In Cervus elaphus chromosome 29, mCerEla1.1, whole genome shotgun sequence, a single window of DNA contains:
- the LOC122685768 gene encoding uncharacterized protein LOC122685768, with protein sequence MCTLHLPEQWLDWGLGGETCYPCLLSQVRCDGCPGPVIKLWGSRKTVAWTRSVLPRDRKGPPEMPCIDEIRDRTLHLPCWADIHTPAHFSSISYKGCLLRNLKASDFQGESSPDIGKKLKKAEESPQTPQRDLLKLAFKIFNNWDEQAKLEKAHGDQAKYHLLASALSGSKPPSTSKERKPCGPCFVPKKVPGLLMPKPRPLQVRVPAVAERDIGRSTAQNPLQGSGHPLLVPSRSPPTQLCPASSDSPLKTEDAQAPRPRLSSPPRSPGYLLQWQFPSPRDLPDPGMESHLPCLLYCKWILYPLSHQGRLAPG encoded by the exons ATGTGCACCTTGCACTTGCCAGAGCAGTGGCTGGACTGGGGTCTCGGAGGAGAGACCTGCTATCCATGCCTGCTGTCACA GGTGAGGTGTGACGGGTGCCCGGGCCCTGTGATCAAGCTCTGGGGCAGCCGCAAGACAGTAGCCTGGACCCGCTCTGTCCTGCCCCGGGACAGGAAGGGGCCCCCTGAGATGCCCTGCATCG ACGAGATCCGGGACAGGACTCTGCACTTGCCTTGCTGGGCTGACATCCACACCCCGGCCCACTTTTCATCCATCAGTTACAAGG GATGCCTTCTCCGAAACCTGAAAGCTTCAGACTTCCAAGGGGAG TCATCCCCAGATATCGGCAAGAaactaaaaaaggcagaagaaagccCTCAAACCCCTCAACGAGACCTTTTAAAGTTAGCCTTTAAGATTTTCAATAACTGGGACGAACAGGCaaaactagagaaggcccacGGAGATCAAGCCAAGTACCACCTTTTAGCCAGTGCCCTAAGTGGCTCCAAGCCTCCATCAACCAGCAAAGAAAGGAAGCCATGTGGGCCCTGCTTCGTTCCAAAGAAGGTCCCTGGGCTGCTCATGCCTAAACCAAGGCCCCTCCAGGTCCGCGTCCCAGCTGTGGCAGAAAGGGACATTGGAAGGTCGACTGCCCAAAACCCCCTCCAGGGATCCGGACACCCCCTCCTGGTCCCCAGCAGGAGTCCTCCaacccagctctgcccagcctcCTCGGACTCGCCGCTGAAGACTGAAGAtgcccaggcccccaggccccgACTCTCATCACCACCACGGAGCCCAGGCTACCTCTTACAGTGGCAA tttccttctccaagggatcttcctgacccagggatggaatcccaTCTCccgtgtctcttgtattgcaaatggattctttacccactaagccatcAAGGAAGACTTGCTCCTGGCTGA